Proteins from one Mesorhizobium sp. M9A.F.Ca.ET.002.03.1.2 genomic window:
- a CDS encoding RNA polymerase sigma factor yields the protein MTDLAWISSAISTARPQAMGALLRYFRDLDAAEEAFQDACLRALKNWPANGPPRDPAAWLIFVGRNSGIDAVRKRAKQAPLPEEDQISDLEDAETDIAERLDGAHYRDDILRLLFICCHPDLPATQQIAVALRIVSGLSVKQIARAFLVGESAMEQRITRAKARIADAGVPFETPGAVERSERLAAVAAMVYLIFNEGYSTNSGEAPARAPLCEEAIRLARLLLRLFQTEPEIMGLTALLLLQHARAPARFDENGEIVLLEDQDRGLWSRKMIDEGLALVDKALRHQKPGPYQVQAAIAALHARAEKPEDTDWTEIDLLYGLLEQMQPSPVVTLNRAVAVAKVRGPEAALAMIEPLEQRLSGYFHFFGLKGGLLMQLGRGEEARIAFDRAIALANTAAEAAHIRMHIDRLMKEGAARGTAQTAR from the coding sequence ATGACCGACCTTGCCTGGATCAGCTCGGCGATCAGCACCGCCCGCCCGCAGGCGATGGGCGCGTTGCTGCGCTACTTCCGCGATCTCGATGCGGCGGAGGAAGCCTTCCAGGACGCCTGCCTGAGAGCGCTGAAGAACTGGCCGGCAAACGGCCCGCCGCGCGATCCGGCAGCCTGGCTGATCTTTGTCGGCCGCAACAGCGGCATCGACGCGGTGCGCAAGCGTGCCAAGCAGGCGCCGCTGCCGGAAGAGGACCAGATCTCCGATCTGGAGGATGCCGAGACCGATATCGCCGAGCGGCTGGACGGCGCGCATTACCGCGACGACATCCTGCGGCTGCTGTTCATCTGCTGCCATCCCGACCTGCCGGCGACGCAGCAGATCGCCGTGGCGTTGCGCATCGTCTCCGGCCTGTCCGTCAAGCAGATCGCCCGCGCCTTTCTCGTCGGTGAAAGCGCCATGGAGCAGCGTATCACACGCGCCAAGGCGCGCATCGCCGATGCCGGCGTGCCGTTCGAGACGCCCGGTGCGGTCGAGCGGTCCGAACGGCTCGCCGCCGTCGCCGCCATGGTCTACCTGATCTTCAACGAAGGTTATTCGACCAACAGCGGCGAGGCGCCGGCCCGTGCGCCGCTCTGCGAAGAGGCGATCCGGCTGGCCAGGCTGCTGCTCAGGCTGTTCCAGACCGAGCCGGAGATCATGGGCCTGACGGCGCTTTTGCTTCTCCAGCATGCGCGTGCGCCGGCGCGTTTCGACGAGAACGGCGAGATCGTCCTGCTCGAAGACCAGGACCGCGGCCTGTGGAGCCGCAAGATGATCGACGAGGGGCTGGCGCTGGTCGACAAGGCGCTGCGCCACCAGAAGCCCGGTCCCTACCAGGTGCAAGCGGCGATCGCCGCCCTGCATGCGCGGGCGGAAAAGCCCGAAGACACGGACTGGACCGAGATCGACCTGCTCTACGGCCTGCTCGAGCAGATGCAGCCGTCGCCGGTGGTGACGCTCAATCGCGCCGTCGCGGTCGCCAAGGTGCGCGGGCCGGAAGCGGCACTTGCGATGATCGAGCCGCTGGAGCAGAGGCTTTCCGGCTATTTCCACTTCTTTGGCCTCAAGGGCGGACTGCTGATGCAGCTTGGTCGTGGCGAGGAGGCGCGAATCGCCTTCGACCGCGCCATCGCACTTGCCAACACGGCAGCCGAGGCCGCCCATATCCGCATGCATATCGACCGGCTGATGAAGGAAGGCGCCGCGCGGGGAACCGCGCAGACGGCGCGCTGA
- a CDS encoding YciI family protein — MLYAILCYASEDVVCSWSKEQDDEVMTKLLGVQEKYAKAGRLGPVARLLPTTAATTLRKVKGEAVVIDGPFAETKEQFLGFYTLECGDLGEAVDFARELSEVNPSGGSYEIRPVSLFNPAKVSA, encoded by the coding sequence ATGCTCTACGCTATCCTCTGCTACGCCTCTGAAGACGTCGTCTGCTCCTGGAGCAAGGAACAGGATGACGAGGTCATGACGAAACTTCTGGGTGTGCAGGAAAAATACGCCAAAGCCGGCCGGCTTGGGCCAGTGGCGCGGCTGCTGCCGACGACCGCCGCGACAACGCTGAGGAAGGTCAAGGGCGAAGCGGTCGTCATCGACGGTCCGTTTGCCGAAACCAAGGAACAGTTCCTCGGTTTCTACACGCTCGAATGCGGCGACCTCGGCGAGGCCGTCGACTTCGCCCGCGAGCTTTCCGAGGTCAACCCGAGCGGCGGCTCCTACGAAATACGGCCGGTTTCGCTCTTCAATCCCGCTAAGGTTTCCGCATGA
- a CDS encoding DNA topoisomerase IB translates to MLDKSGSSTGRLAARKVAPKNGVSKNGSQASADRASLSYITDAEPGIRRFRAGRGFSYKGPDGQGVDEVSMSRIKALAIPPAWTDVWISPDADGHIQATGRDQRGRKQYRYHALWAEERDGVKYSSLVAFAESLPELRRQIDADLRRRGLPLERVVAAVVWLLDNTMIRVGNAAYARDNNSFGLTTLRDRHVDINGSSLRFAFKGKSGKEWKLKLVDRRIARIVRGAQDLPGQKLFQYLDEDGSRRPIRSDDVNRYIRETAGADFSSKHFRTWGGTIHATSLLAQTERPESQAQQRRVMNGVVDKVAERLGNTRAVCRKCYIHPQVFEAWSEGRLRLEMADANKRKRSIPGLDDEELLVLRWLKAREG, encoded by the coding sequence ATGCTGGACAAATCCGGGTCGTCGACTGGCCGATTGGCTGCCAGGAAGGTTGCACCAAAGAACGGGGTGTCGAAAAATGGGTCGCAAGCCTCTGCCGATCGCGCCTCGCTTTCCTACATCACCGACGCCGAGCCCGGTATCCGCCGGTTCAGGGCTGGCAGGGGATTTTCATACAAAGGGCCTGACGGGCAGGGCGTCGACGAGGTCTCGATGTCCCGCATCAAGGCGCTCGCAATTCCACCGGCGTGGACGGACGTGTGGATCTCGCCGGATGCCGACGGTCATATCCAGGCGACGGGCCGGGATCAGCGCGGGCGCAAGCAGTATCGCTACCATGCGCTGTGGGCGGAGGAGCGCGACGGCGTCAAATATTCGAGCCTCGTCGCCTTTGCGGAAAGCCTGCCTGAACTGCGACGCCAGATCGATGCCGATCTGCGCCGTCGCGGCCTGCCGCTGGAACGGGTTGTCGCCGCTGTGGTCTGGCTGCTCGACAACACGATGATCCGCGTTGGCAATGCCGCCTACGCTCGTGACAACAACAGCTTTGGACTGACCACGCTGCGCGACCGCCATGTCGACATCAATGGCTCGAGCCTGCGTTTCGCCTTTAAAGGCAAGTCCGGCAAGGAATGGAAACTGAAGCTCGTCGATCGCCGGATCGCCAGGATCGTGCGCGGGGCGCAGGATCTGCCGGGCCAGAAGCTGTTCCAGTATCTCGACGAGGACGGAAGCAGGCGACCGATCCGCTCCGACGACGTCAACCGCTACATCAGGGAGACGGCCGGGGCCGATTTCAGCTCCAAGCATTTCCGAACCTGGGGCGGCACCATTCATGCTACGTCGCTGCTTGCGCAAACCGAACGGCCCGAAAGCCAGGCACAGCAGAGGCGGGTTATGAACGGCGTCGTCGACAAGGTGGCCGAGCGGCTGGGCAACACGCGCGCCGTCTGCCGCAAATGCTACATCCACCCGCAGGTTTTCGAAGCCTGGTCCGAAGGACGGCTGCGCCTCGAAATGGCGGATGCGAACAAGCGGAAGCGGTCGATCCCCGGCCTCGATGACGAGGAACTGCTCGTCCTGAGATGGCTGAAGGCACGGGAGGGCTGA
- a CDS encoding transglutaminase family protein, translated as MLYDIRLNLRYDYDAAAGGGRHQVHVLPPTISGVQRVIAASLSFAPAPSERSDFSDFFGNSVTSIAFRDVHDALDIRMSARVAVSRPEPGLDVSPDIRQLREELDAVRSLSPDTPHHFLAASDHAGVDAAITDYARGSVGSSVAGIAMDLCDRIHRDFTYDGKATTVRTRASDAFRLKRGVCQDFSHIMIAGLRGLGIPAGYVSGFLRTIPPRGKPRLEGADAMHAWVKVWCGRDTGWQEFDPTNGMRASNDHITVGHGRDYSDVAPIVGVLKTTGGQVGEQAVDVIPVVLEKA; from the coding sequence ATGCTCTACGACATCAGGCTCAATCTGCGTTACGATTATGATGCTGCCGCCGGCGGCGGCCGTCATCAGGTGCACGTATTGCCGCCGACGATATCAGGCGTGCAGCGCGTGATCGCCGCTTCGCTGTCCTTCGCGCCGGCACCGAGCGAACGCTCGGACTTTTCCGATTTCTTTGGCAACAGCGTCACGTCGATCGCCTTTCGCGACGTTCACGATGCACTCGACATCAGGATGAGCGCGCGCGTTGCGGTCTCGCGGCCGGAACCCGGGCTCGACGTGTCGCCCGACATTCGCCAGCTGCGCGAGGAACTCGACGCGGTGCGGTCGCTGTCGCCTGATACACCGCATCACTTCCTGGCAGCCAGCGACCATGCAGGCGTCGACGCGGCGATCACGGATTACGCGCGGGGCAGTGTCGGCAGTTCCGTCGCCGGCATCGCCATGGACCTGTGCGACCGCATTCATCGCGATTTCACCTATGACGGCAAGGCGACCACCGTCCGGACCCGAGCCAGCGACGCTTTCAGGCTGAAACGAGGTGTCTGCCAGGATTTTTCACACATCATGATCGCCGGCCTGCGCGGCCTGGGTATCCCCGCCGGCTATGTCAGCGGGTTCCTGCGCACCATTCCGCCGCGCGGAAAACCGCGACTGGAAGGGGCCGACGCCATGCATGCCTGGGTGAAGGTGTGGTGCGGGCGCGACACCGGATGGCAGGAATTCGATCCGACCAACGGCATGCGGGCAAGCAACGACCACATCACCGTCGGCCACGGCCGCGACTATTCGGATGTAGCGCCGATCGTCGGCGTCCTGAAGACGACCGGAGGGCAGGTCGGCGAGCAAGCGGTCGACGTCATTCCGGTCGTGCTCGAAAAGGCATGA